A part of Desulfobacter sp. genomic DNA contains:
- a CDS encoding methyl-accepting chemotaxis protein, protein MLKSIRSKLLVFSFSLILVAVVPVVIAVNVLINKSTRETYIDNVGQQVNGIEQMLEVFYNDLDRNLDSFAAHSKILSADNSITSYADTSEKSAMTPSKNGGIEQEIFEEFNNYATHHPGTMYVYLGTKDGGYIQWPETNVHKGYDPRKKGWFNLALPENGKILRTDPYTDSISGSTIVSNVRSFKDKTGRVYGTIGLDVTSDKLAEIMQGVKIGKTGYAMMLHKKGLILADPKNADNNRKYIKDVGIDKMETVLEKEKADFDTQINGIVYHVNSFQSANTPWVIVILIEKAELSDVAASIRTVVLGITALVLIVIGALTAVISGRVVKPINQMVEGLKDIAQGEGDLTMRLPTDSSDEIGEMARWFNTFVEKLQGIISGIAGNSEELSSSSSALLTIAGQVSQEADKMAEKSNSVAAAAEEMSTNMSSVASAVEQSSTNIGMVSAAAEEMNATISEIAGNTEKTRLTSNEAVDRTRRASEKIGELDRSAKQIGNVVETINDISEQTNLLALNATIEAARAGDAGKGFAVVAGEIKELARQTAEATLEIKDQIQGIQASTRETVTEIEGVTGDISSVNEMIDTVAAAVEEQSVTTREIATNVGQAAQGIEEITENLTQTSGVANDIAKDISDVNHAVAVVSENSTEIDTSAANLSTLSATLEKTVNLFKV, encoded by the coding sequence ATGCTTAAATCCATCCGGTCGAAGCTTCTCGTCTTTTCCTTTTCACTCATCCTGGTTGCTGTGGTCCCGGTGGTCATTGCCGTCAATGTGCTGATCAACAAGTCCACCCGGGAAACCTATATCGACAATGTGGGCCAGCAGGTCAACGGCATCGAACAGATGCTTGAAGTCTTTTACAACGACCTTGACCGGAACCTTGATTCCTTTGCCGCCCATTCCAAAATCCTGAGTGCGGACAACAGCATTACCAGTTATGCGGACACCAGTGAAAAAAGCGCCATGACCCCCTCCAAAAACGGCGGCATTGAACAGGAGATTTTTGAAGAATTCAATAATTACGCCACTCACCACCCCGGCACCATGTATGTGTATCTGGGCACCAAGGACGGCGGGTATATTCAGTGGCCCGAGACCAATGTTCACAAGGGCTACGACCCCAGGAAAAAAGGCTGGTTCAACCTTGCGCTGCCCGAAAACGGAAAAATCCTGCGTACCGACCCCTATACGGACAGCATCAGCGGCTCAACAATCGTCAGTAATGTGCGATCCTTTAAGGACAAAACCGGCCGGGTATACGGGACGATAGGACTGGACGTCACCTCGGATAAACTGGCCGAAATCATGCAGGGGGTTAAAATCGGAAAAACCGGATATGCCATGATGCTCCACAAAAAAGGCCTGATCCTGGCGGACCCCAAGAATGCAGACAACAACCGTAAATATATCAAAGACGTGGGAATTGACAAAATGGAGACCGTCCTGGAAAAGGAAAAGGCCGATTTTGACACCCAAATAAACGGCATTGTCTATCACGTCAATTCCTTCCAGTCCGCCAACACCCCATGGGTCATCGTTATCCTCATTGAGAAAGCCGAATTGTCAGATGTCGCCGCTTCAATCAGAACAGTTGTACTGGGCATCACCGCATTGGTACTTATAGTGATTGGCGCCCTGACCGCTGTCATCTCCGGCAGGGTCGTCAAGCCCATCAACCAGATGGTGGAGGGGTTGAAAGACATTGCCCAGGGAGAGGGGGATCTGACCATGCGGCTGCCCACGGACTCCAGTGACGAAATCGGAGAAATGGCCAGGTGGTTCAATACCTTTGTGGAAAAACTCCAGGGCATCATCTCCGGTATTGCAGGAAATTCAGAAGAATTAAGCTCCTCTTCTTCCGCATTATTGACCATTGCCGGCCAGGTCTCCCAGGAGGCGGATAAAATGGCTGAAAAATCCAATTCAGTGGCAGCCGCAGCCGAAGAAATGAGCACCAATATGTCCTCGGTGGCCTCTGCCGTTGAACAATCTTCCACCAATATCGGCATGGTGTCGGCGGCGGCCGAAGAAATGAACGCCACCATCAGTGAGATCGCAGGCAATACTGAAAAAACAAGGCTCACCAGCAACGAAGCGGTGGACCGCACCCGCAGGGCATCGGAAAAAATAGGCGAACTGGACCGGTCTGCCAAACAAATCGGCAATGTGGTGGAAACCATCAATGATATTTCCGAACAGACCAACCTGCTGGCATTGAATGCCACCATTGAAGCGGCCAGGGCCGGTGACGCGGGCAAGGGATTCGCCGTTGTGGCCGGTGAAATAAAAGAACTGGCCAGGCAGACGGCCGAAGCCACCCTGGAAATCAAAGATCAGATCCAGGGCATCCAGGCCTCCACCCGGGAAACCGTTACGGAAATAGAAGGGGTCACAGGCGATATTTCCAGTGTCAACGAAATGATAGATACAGTGGCCGCGGCAGTGGAAGAACAATCGGTCACCACAAGGGAAATTGCCACCAATGTCGGCCAGGCTGCCCAGGGCATCGAGGAAATCACCGAGAATCTTACCCAGACCTCGGGCGTGGCCAATGATATCGCAAAGGACATCAGCGATGTGAACCATGCGGTTGCCGTTGTATCAGAAAACAGTACGGAAATCGACACCAGTGCCGCCAACCTGAGCACCCTTTCGGCAACCCTTGAAAAAACGGTAAACCTCTTTAAAGTATAG
- a CDS encoding LysE family translocator, with product MLNTEFLITSLVVVLIPGTGVIYTISNGLFLGTRASIAAAVGCTAGIIPHLAASIFGLSAILHMGALAFQAVKFAGAAYLLYLAWGMWRETGGLAFDSPGDGAGLWKIVKRGVLINILNPKLSVFFLAFLPLFVSADGPSPILQMMGLSAVFMIMTLVVFILYGLAAGRFGRYVVNSPGVISRLQRTFAAVFALLGIKLAITD from the coding sequence ATGCTCAACACGGAGTTCCTCATAACCTCATTGGTGGTGGTGCTGATACCCGGTACGGGTGTCATTTATACAATTTCAAACGGCCTGTTCCTGGGGACCCGGGCCAGCATTGCCGCAGCAGTGGGGTGCACCGCAGGGATTATCCCCCACCTGGCGGCCAGCATATTCGGCCTGTCCGCCATCCTTCACATGGGGGCCCTGGCATTCCAGGCGGTCAAATTTGCCGGCGCCGCCTATCTGCTCTATCTGGCCTGGGGCATGTGGCGGGAGACAGGGGGGCTGGCATTTGATTCCCCCGGCGACGGTGCCGGGCTGTGGAAAATTGTCAAAAGAGGGGTGCTGATCAATATCCTCAATCCAAAGCTATCCGTATTTTTTTTGGCATTTTTACCGCTTTTTGTTTCTGCGGACGGGCCCTCTCCCATTCTCCAGATGATGGGGCTCAGCGCCGTATTCATGATCATGACCCTTGTGGTCTTTATCCTTTACGGCCTGGCAGCGGGCCGGTTCGGCAGGTATGTGGTCAATTCTCCGGGCGTTATATCCCGTCTCCAGCGGACGTTTGCGGCGGTATTCGCCCTGCTCGGCATCAAACTGGCAATAACTGATTGA
- a CDS encoding LOG family protein has product MDIPQIISPDGYIHAITDTAPEPECIGAQFIFPRVSDYIAGALKEGKPWFFSGRSGNAQMGLFTDTHLPGGTPSPPGIEGSRIMLSGVIRNLNPLLSNALDLFEAGDEIGRLVVTDPELRIQDVRHYLHKRLFVGNRKGRGYYEGFEIRTETDPLTGKACDYIEAALSPYQYCFEPGAMSRSSLNAVVKKGRSALNTIRSRVPMALEKACLSPGDLFVGAVKISLGDIYGIIDARVAPETAGVVHLPARVLDPFRTFRDRQVELYHFGEHPVSFSDIRIRIRFFRSRNPLTVPLEKTRVKEGYRLCDLLTHAEVANLFDVMDKNSMGLILNKGNFVQVPMAINPGGEAQLEIIRNSLLESTQRKHEPDLPCGRDEKFRETLEKLSVLGGVNSRVFIARQFPARDVVDALRRSGLRTFLINAENPCFGDDYIKHMINLSHASHSRCEFMRYDPEIDKLYSFYHGCFMEPDDWERFNRVRFWFAFYGSHTQAADNKLTMDLINRLAIRLGDEMGIVHGGGPGLMKEANDLARQHNIMSVGIAIELEGENQASLTTCDGLIKYEEGLRLARQDHLQKLSNLPVINTGGYGSAEELSITITSMKIHENPLAPIILLDPDNLWENARKQTREIAKRKYGPAFTPHLVKSCKNAGEAEKELIGFLAAPDKWYRANKIPAESVEKARVKAARIRCRFLQQRKVDVFDRPNPRLSGE; this is encoded by the coding sequence ATGGATATCCCCCAGATCATCAGCCCCGACGGCTACATTCACGCGATTACGGATACGGCGCCTGAACCGGAGTGCATTGGTGCCCAGTTTATATTTCCCCGTGTGTCGGATTATATTGCCGGCGCCTTGAAGGAAGGAAAACCCTGGTTTTTTTCCGGCAGGAGCGGCAACGCCCAGATGGGGCTGTTCACGGACACCCACCTGCCCGGAGGAACGCCTTCGCCTCCCGGCATCGAAGGCTCCCGTATTATGCTTTCCGGGGTGATCCGGAACCTGAATCCTTTGCTTTCCAATGCCCTGGACCTGTTTGAGGCGGGAGATGAGATCGGCCGCCTGGTGGTGACAGACCCGGAACTGCGGATACAGGATGTCCGCCATTACCTGCACAAGCGGCTTTTTGTGGGTAACCGCAAGGGACGGGGGTATTACGAAGGCTTTGAGATCCGGACGGAAACCGACCCCCTTACCGGCAAGGCCTGCGATTATATAGAAGCGGCGTTGTCCCCTTACCAATACTGTTTTGAACCGGGGGCCATGAGCCGGTCCAGCCTCAACGCAGTGGTGAAAAAGGGGAGAAGCGCCCTGAACACCATCCGTTCCAGGGTCCCCATGGCCCTTGAAAAAGCATGCCTCAGTCCCGGAGACCTTTTTGTGGGGGCGGTGAAGATCTCTTTGGGGGATATCTACGGGATCATTGATGCCCGGGTGGCGCCTGAAACAGCCGGGGTGGTCCATCTGCCGGCCCGTGTGCTTGATCCTTTCCGTACCTTTAGGGACCGGCAGGTGGAGCTTTACCATTTTGGTGAGCACCCGGTCTCCTTTTCGGATATCCGGATCCGTATCCGGTTTTTCAGGAGCCGGAACCCCCTCACCGTGCCCCTGGAAAAAACCCGGGTCAAGGAGGGGTACCGGCTCTGCGACCTGCTGACCCATGCCGAGGTGGCCAACCTCTTCGACGTCATGGACAAAAACTCCATGGGGCTGATTCTCAATAAAGGGAATTTCGTCCAGGTGCCCATGGCCATCAATCCAGGGGGAGAGGCCCAACTGGAAATTATCCGGAACAGCCTTCTGGAAAGTACCCAGCGCAAACATGAGCCGGACCTGCCCTGCGGCAGGGATGAAAAATTCAGGGAAACCTTAGAAAAGCTTTCCGTGCTGGGCGGGGTGAACTCAAGGGTTTTCATCGCCAGGCAATTCCCGGCCCGGGATGTGGTGGACGCCCTGCGGCGGAGCGGGCTGCGCACCTTTTTGATCAATGCGGAAAATCCCTGTTTCGGGGACGATTATATCAAACACATGATTAATCTGAGCCATGCATCCCATTCCCGCTGTGAATTCATGCGTTACGATCCGGAAATTGACAAGCTTTACTCCTTTTACCACGGCTGCTTCATGGAACCCGACGACTGGGAGCGCTTCAACCGGGTGAGGTTCTGGTTTGCATTTTACGGGTCCCACACCCAGGCGGCGGACAACAAGCTGACCATGGATCTGATCAACCGCCTGGCCATCCGCCTGGGGGATGAAATGGGCATTGTCCACGGCGGCGGCCCCGGCCTGATGAAGGAGGCCAACGACCTGGCCCGCCAGCACAATATCATGAGTGTGGGCATTGCCATTGAACTGGAGGGGGAGAACCAGGCGTCGCTGACCACCTGTGACGGACTGATTAAATACGAAGAAGGCCTGCGCCTGGCCCGCCAGGACCACCTCCAGAAACTGAGCAACCTGCCTGTGATCAACACCGGCGGCTATGGCAGCGCCGAAGAGTTGTCCATCACCATCACCTCCATGAAAATCCATGAAAATCCCCTGGCGCCGATTATTCTCCTGGATCCGGACAACCTTTGGGAAAATGCCCGCAAACAGACCCGGGAAATTGCAAAACGCAAATACGGTCCGGCCTTTACCCCCCATCTGGTGAAATCATGCAAAAATGCAGGGGAGGCGGAAAAAGAACTGATAGGCTTTCTGGCGGCGCCGGATAAATGGTACAGGGCAAATAAAATTCCGGCGGAGAGCGTGGAAAAGGCCAGGGTCAAGGCCGCCAGGATCCGCTGCCGTTTCCTTCAGCAGAGAAAGGTGGACGTGTTTGACAGGCCAAATCCCCGGCTTTCCGGTGAGTGA
- the gtfA gene encoding sucrose phosphorylase, whose amino-acid sequence MALKNKIQLITYPDSLGTNLPELHYALRKFFSKAIGGVHILPFYPSSSDRGFAPKTYDEVDPAFGTWEDVEKIGQDFDLAIDFMVNHISRQSEFFQDYVEKGQMSEYADMFLSFDKLVPGGFVPEEDLKKVYTRKPRPPYQQLERPNGTLEKIWCTFDYEQIDLDYDSPKTREVMRKFLIRLARNRPKMIRLDAIAYTTMELGTNCFFVEPKIWEYLEWFDDYASAFDTEILPEVHEHYSYQLKLAEKGYWCYDFALPMLVLHGLYMSTSRRLKSWLRKCPRKQVTTLDTHDGIGVVDVNELLNPDEIDDTLKTLYERGSNVKETYSGPEYQNLDIYQVNCTYYSALGCNDDAYITARAIQFFTPGIPQVYYVGLLAGENDIELVERTRLGRNINRHNYTLTEIREDVQKPVVQRLLRLMEFRNSYPAFNGEFTLIKSPDTELIAEWKHKQHTATAHIDVKDYRVTITYTDPVASRETSFSP is encoded by the coding sequence ATGGCATTAAAAAACAAAATCCAGCTCATCACCTATCCGGATTCTTTGGGGACCAACCTGCCGGAATTACACTATGCGCTGCGCAAATTTTTCTCTAAAGCCATCGGCGGGGTTCACATCCTCCCCTTTTACCCTTCCTCCTCGGACCGGGGGTTTGCCCCTAAAACCTATGATGAGGTGGATCCGGCCTTCGGGACCTGGGAAGATGTGGAAAAAATCGGCCAGGATTTTGACCTGGCCATCGATTTCATGGTCAACCACATCTCCCGGCAGTCCGAATTTTTCCAGGATTATGTGGAAAAGGGACAGATGAGCGAATATGCAGACATGTTCCTGAGCTTTGACAAGCTGGTGCCCGGCGGATTCGTGCCTGAAGAAGACCTTAAAAAGGTCTATACCCGGAAACCGCGCCCCCCCTACCAGCAGCTGGAACGGCCCAACGGCACCCTTGAAAAGATCTGGTGTACCTTTGACTACGAACAGATCGACCTGGATTACGATTCCCCCAAAACCCGGGAGGTCATGCGCAAATTTCTCATCCGCCTGGCCCGGAACCGGCCCAAGATGATCCGCCTGGACGCCATCGCATACACCACCATGGAACTGGGCACCAATTGTTTTTTTGTTGAACCCAAAATCTGGGAATACCTGGAGTGGTTTGATGACTATGCCTCGGCATTCGACACCGAGATCCTGCCCGAGGTCCACGAACATTACTCCTACCAGCTCAAACTGGCGGAAAAGGGCTACTGGTGCTACGATTTCGCCCTGCCCATGCTGGTGCTCCACGGCCTGTACATGTCCACTTCAAGGCGGCTGAAATCCTGGCTGCGCAAATGCCCCCGCAAACAGGTCACCACCCTGGATACCCACGACGGCATCGGGGTGGTGGATGTAAATGAACTGCTCAACCCGGACGAGATCGACGACACACTGAAAACCCTGTACGAAAGGGGCTCCAACGTCAAGGAGACCTATTCAGGACCGGAATACCAGAACCTGGACATCTACCAGGTCAACTGCACCTATTACTCGGCCCTGGGCTGCAATGACGACGCCTATATCACCGCCCGGGCCATTCAGTTCTTCACTCCTGGCATCCCCCAGGTTTACTATGTGGGGCTGCTGGCCGGGGAAAACGATATTGAACTGGTGGAACGGACCCGGCTGGGCCGGAACATCAACCGCCACAACTACACCCTCACCGAAATACGGGAGGATGTCCAGAAGCCCGTTGTCCAGCGCCTGCTCCGGCTCATGGAGTTCCGCAATTCCTACCCGGCATTCAATGGGGAATTCACCCTGATCAAGTCCCCGGACACGGAACTGATCGCCGAATGGAAACACAAGCAGCATACAGCCACGGCCCATATCGACGTGAAGGACTACAGGGTCACCATCACCTATACCGACCCTGTGGCCTCACGGGAGACCTCTTTCTCCCCATAA
- a CDS encoding HAD-IIB family hydrolase, with the protein MANKNLYLQMFSVHGLLRGHNLELGYDADTGGQIKYVVELCRTLSMHPKVSRIDLFTRLISDKAFSSDYSRPVEEVNDKFRIVRIQCGGRKYIRKELLWPHLNEFVDKTIKFIQQEKQVPDIVHGHYPDAGYVAKELARFFGVPFVYTGHSMGRSKKGRLLGENVDIREMNRMLKIDHRIHTEETILKYTDLVITSTTQEIEGQYGLYKNRTLSSYRVIPPGIGIDKFYPYTHDNLASGQEQEEALFARSSLKQELNRFFQFPDKPMILVLCRPDKRKNIAGLVRAYGKDKELQAMANLAVFAGIRKDISKMEDNERDVLTRMLLLMDKYNLYGKMAIPKKHDFEHEVPELYRIAAQKKGVFVNPALTEPFGLTLLESLACGLPIVATEDGGPKDIMANCNGGILVDPKDDSAIAGAIRKIISDPDLWSNYSKNGIMNTRRHYTWENHAATYMETVRDLYRDNEASTLNVRVPVHSIGRRLSALDRLIITDIDNTLLGGAPKEIQKFIDLMHTHRDRVGFGVATGRNLDSAAAVLKEHHIPEPDIIISEVGSRINYGTERHHDKGWETHIAKNWKPETMVQRLEDIPFITPQEKENQSPYKLSYYMAPGKDRLPKIHHVLTKNRFVYTLIYSHEKYLDILPYRASKGKAIRYLSYKWEIPLKQFLVCGDSGNDEEMIKGDPLAVVVGNYSPELEPLRSARKIYFADAPYAGGILEGMAHYKFLEK; encoded by the coding sequence ATGGCAAATAAAAATTTATATCTTCAAATGTTCAGCGTCCACGGCCTGCTTCGCGGCCATAACCTGGAACTGGGATACGATGCCGACACCGGCGGCCAGATCAAATATGTGGTGGAACTCTGCCGCACCCTGTCCATGCATCCCAAGGTCAGCCGCATTGACCTGTTCACACGTCTCATCAGCGACAAGGCATTTTCCTCGGACTACAGCCGCCCCGTAGAGGAGGTCAATGACAAATTCAGAATCGTTAGAATCCAGTGCGGCGGCCGGAAATACATTAGAAAAGAACTGCTCTGGCCCCACCTCAACGAATTTGTGGACAAAACCATAAAATTCATACAGCAGGAAAAACAGGTGCCAGACATCGTCCACGGCCATTACCCCGACGCCGGTTACGTGGCCAAGGAACTGGCACGGTTCTTCGGGGTGCCCTTTGTCTACACCGGCCACTCCATGGGCCGTTCCAAAAAGGGCCGGCTCCTGGGAGAAAATGTGGACATCAGGGAGATGAACCGGATGCTGAAAATAGACCACCGCATCCATACCGAAGAGACCATCCTCAAGTATACGGACCTTGTCATCACCTCCACCACCCAGGAGATCGAAGGCCAGTACGGGCTCTACAAAAACCGCACCCTTTCCTCCTACCGGGTGATTCCGCCGGGCATCGGCATTGACAAGTTCTATCCATACACCCACGATAACCTTGCATCGGGACAAGAACAGGAAGAGGCGCTGTTTGCAAGATCGTCACTGAAACAGGAACTGAACCGGTTCTTTCAATTTCCGGACAAACCCATGATCCTGGTACTCTGCCGGCCGGACAAGCGCAAAAACATTGCCGGCCTGGTCCGGGCCTACGGCAAGGACAAGGAGCTCCAGGCCATGGCCAACCTGGCGGTATTCGCCGGCATCAGAAAAGACATCTCCAAAATGGAGGACAACGAACGGGACGTACTCACCCGGATGCTCCTGCTCATGGACAAGTACAACCTTTACGGGAAAATGGCCATTCCCAAGAAACACGACTTTGAACATGAGGTCCCGGAACTCTACCGCATCGCCGCCCAAAAAAAGGGGGTATTTGTCAACCCCGCCCTGACAGAGCCCTTCGGTCTGACCCTGCTGGAATCCCTGGCCTGCGGCCTGCCCATCGTGGCCACGGAAGACGGCGGCCCCAAAGACATCATGGCCAACTGCAACGGGGGCATCCTGGTGGACCCCAAGGATGACTCAGCCATTGCCGGGGCCATCCGCAAGATTATCTCAGATCCGGATCTATGGAGTAACTATTCAAAGAACGGAATCATGAACACCCGCCGGCACTACACCTGGGAAAACCATGCCGCCACCTATATGGAAACGGTCAGGGACCTTTACCGGGACAACGAGGCGTCCACCCTGAACGTGAGGGTCCCTGTACACAGCATCGGCCGGCGGCTTTCGGCCCTGGACCGCCTCATCATCACCGATATCGACAACACCCTGCTGGGCGGCGCCCCCAAGGAGATCCAGAAATTCATCGACCTGATGCACACCCACCGGGACCGGGTGGGGTTCGGGGTGGCCACGGGCCGGAATCTGGATTCCGCCGCTGCCGTACTCAAGGAACACCATATCCCGGAACCGGATATCATCATTTCCGAGGTGGGCTCCAGGATCAATTACGGAACAGAACGCCACCATGACAAGGGCTGGGAAACCCACATCGCCAAAAACTGGAAACCCGAAACCATGGTACAGCGACTGGAAGACATCCCCTTTATCACCCCCCAGGAAAAGGAAAACCAAAGCCCCTACAAACTCTCCTATTACATGGCGCCGGGCAAGGACCGGCTGCCCAAGATCCACCATGTACTGACAAAAAACCGCTTTGTCTACACCCTGATCTACTCCCATGAAAAATACCTGGATATCCTTCCCTACCGGGCCTCCAAGGGCAAAGCCATCCGCTACCTGAGCTATAAATGGGAAATTCCCTTAAAACAATTTCTTGTCTGCGGGGATTCAGGCAATGACGAGGAGATGATCAAGGGAGATCCCCTCGCCGTTGTGGTGGGCAATTACAGCCCGGAACTGGAGCCCCTGCGGTCCGCCAGAAAAATATATTTTGCAGATGCCCCCTATGCCGGCGGCATCCTCGAAGGCATGGCCCATTATAAATTCCTGGAAAAATAA
- a CDS encoding thioredoxin fold domain-containing protein, producing MRVNRIVACIFILFSTAVPALAGPACDHVNLEWLSGQVPLSEGAKIVFKQERSGLCEVIVAIDGSLAPVYAGKDFIVAGRMYRQKYAVTRETMAGLRDIAEKERQDAQERDALALEKRKAFFKARHAELEALVSMTFGPGSAKETVYVITDPNCSHCKKLLPLMEEVAFEAGVRLKMIIYPVLGDKSRDMAAHALCNKFTYAQYKEMTGTETLAVCEASTDLLSRIKTFFESAGISFVPLVVAGDGSWVVEGSDINEVRGRLGLDCEEGAGGKEGCGSGQNQ from the coding sequence ATGAGAGTTAATCGGATTGTTGCGTGCATTTTTATATTGTTTTCCACAGCGGTTCCGGCCTTGGCCGGCCCGGCCTGCGACCATGTGAATCTTGAATGGCTTTCCGGTCAGGTCCCCCTGTCCGAAGGGGCAAAGATTGTTTTTAAACAGGAACGAAGCGGCCTTTGCGAAGTCATCGTGGCCATAGACGGCAGCCTGGCCCCTGTCTATGCGGGCAAGGATTTCATTGTGGCCGGCCGGATGTACCGGCAGAAATACGCCGTTACCCGGGAAACCATGGCCGGCCTCCGGGATATTGCGGAAAAGGAGCGCCAGGATGCCCAGGAAAGGGACGCTCTGGCCCTTGAAAAGCGAAAGGCCTTTTTCAAGGCCAGACATGCTGAACTGGAGGCCCTTGTGTCCATGACCTTCGGGCCGGGCAGCGCCAAAGAAACGGTTTATGTGATCACCGATCCCAATTGTTCCCATTGCAAAAAGCTGCTGCCGCTGATGGAAGAGGTGGCCTTTGAGGCCGGGGTGAGGCTGAAGATGATCATCTATCCGGTACTGGGTGACAAGAGCCGTGATATGGCGGCCCATGCCTTGTGCAATAAATTTACCTATGCCCAGTACAAGGAAATGACGGGTACAGAAACACTGGCGGTATGCGAGGCGTCCACTGATCTTCTGTCCAGAATTAAAACGTTCTTTGAGTCGGCGGGTATCTCTTTTGTCCCCCTGGTTGTCGCCGGCGACGGCTCCTGGGTGGTGGAGGGCAGTGATATCAATGAAGTCCGGGGCCGGCTCGGCCTTGACTGTGAAGAGGGGGCCGGCGGTAAAGAGGGGTGCGGTTCCGGACAGAATCAATAA
- a CDS encoding OmpA family protein encodes MKKILITLCSLVLCASIFSCASMETKQGQGTAVGAGVGAGVGALLGQVIGGDTEATLIGAGIGAALGGIAGNQVGRYMDQQEQDLRNAIAASEAASVRREQDILRATLKGEAYFDYDSSNLKPGAYSELRRISDILVKYPQTMIEVGGHTDTRGSEEYNQKLSERRAEAVKNELIRNGVDARRIRAVGYGETQPVSSSHAMNRRVEIVIEPIVQG; translated from the coding sequence ATGAAAAAAATTCTAATCACATTGTGTTCCCTGGTGCTTTGTGCAAGCATTTTCTCCTGTGCAAGCATGGAGACCAAACAGGGGCAGGGCACTGCCGTGGGCGCCGGCGTCGGTGCCGGCGTGGGCGCGCTGCTGGGACAGGTCATCGGCGGCGATACAGAGGCCACATTGATCGGTGCGGGCATTGGCGCAGCCCTGGGCGGCATTGCCGGGAACCAGGTGGGCAGGTATATGGACCAGCAGGAGCAGGATCTGCGAAATGCCATTGCCGCCTCCGAAGCCGCCAGTGTGCGGCGGGAACAGGATATTTTAAGGGCAACCCTGAAGGGTGAGGCCTATTTCGACTATGATTCAAGCAATCTTAAACCCGGAGCCTATTCCGAATTGAGGCGGATTTCAGATATCCTGGTCAAATACCCCCAGACCATGATCGAGGTGGGTGGACATACCGATACCAGAGGGAGCGAGGAGTACAACCAGAAATTGTCCGAAAGACGGGCAGAAGCCGTAAAAAATGAGTTGATCCGCAATGGGGTGGATGCCCGCCGGATCCGTGCGGTGGGGTATGGCGAAACCCAGCCCGTTTCCTCCAGCCATGCCATGAACCGGCGGGTGGAGATTGTCATTGAACCCATCGTCCAGGGATAG
- the argC gene encoding N-acetyl-gamma-glutamyl-phosphate reductase, giving the protein MYTVFIDGQEGTTGLEIKERLEGRKEIELLEIPGDKRKDPEVKREFINGADLVILCLPDAVAKESVALAEGGSTRFIDASTAHRTHPDWVYGLPEMSPVPEQAEKIRRARFVANPGCYPTGFILMARPLVDLGILPRDYPVSVHAVSGYSGGGKKLIARHRAGGDAGELAARPYGFTLAHKHVPEMQAYAGLDNAPIFTPSVGDFYRGMLVHLPLHTRLLKRKTDADGLRAELRQVYGGQPFVRVMPDPTENYLDQGFLSPLGCNNTNRVDIFVSGHEDQILVTARLDNLGKGASGAAVQNLNIMLGMDQGKGLTA; this is encoded by the coding sequence ATGTACACAGTATTCATAGACGGACAGGAAGGCACCACCGGCCTTGAGATCAAGGAGCGGCTTGAAGGACGCAAGGAAATTGAACTGCTGGAGATCCCCGGGGACAAGCGAAAGGACCCGGAGGTGAAAAGGGAGTTTATCAATGGGGCGGATCTGGTGATTCTCTGCCTGCCCGATGCCGTGGCCAAGGAATCCGTGGCCCTGGCGGAAGGCGGATCCACCCGCTTCATTGATGCCTCCACGGCCCACCGGACCCATCCGGACTGGGTATACGGCCTGCCCGAAATGTCTCCCGTCCCGGAACAGGCTGAAAAAATCAGAAGGGCCAGGTTTGTGGCCAACCCGGGGTGCTATCCCACCGGTTTTATTCTCATGGCCCGCCCCCTGGTGGACCTGGGGATTCTGCCCCGGGATTATCCGGTGTCGGTCCATGCCGTGAGCGGGTACAGCGGCGGCGGCAAAAAACTCATTGCCCGCCACCGGGCGGGCGGCGATGCCGGAGAATTGGCGGCACGGCCCTACGGGTTTACCCTGGCCCATAAACATGTCCCTGAAATGCAGGCCTATGCCGGGCTGGATAATGCCCCCATCTTTACCCCCAGTGTGGGGGATTTCTACAGGGGCATGCTGGTCCATCTGCCCCTTCATACCCGCCTGTTAAAGCGGAAAACAGATGCGGACGGGCTGCGGGCCGAACTGCGGCAGGTTTATGGGGGACAGCCCTTTGTGAGGGTGATGCCGGATCCCACGGAGAATTACCTGGACCAGGGGTTTTTATCGCCCCTGGGATGCAACAATACCAACCGTGTGGACATATTTGTGTCGGGCCATGAAGACCAGATCCTGGTCACCGCCAGGCTGGACAATCTGGGCAAAGGCGCCTCAGGGGCGGCCGTCCAGAACCTGAACATCATGCTGGGCATGGATCAGGGAAAGGGGCTGACGGCCTGA